Below is a genomic region from Fulvia fulva chromosome 5, complete sequence.
CATTGTCTCCCGCTGGTTCTTTCTTTGGCCGCAAGAAGCGTACAGAAGAAGTCAAGCAGTCCATTCGTGGCAGTACTACTGACAGCGGGTCACGTATGAGTATGCGCAATCAGCCACCAGCAAGGACGATGAGGCCGCAAAGCACGCAGCAGTCGAAGCCGACTACATCAAGATTCAAGTCACGATTTGCGGATTCCGACGATGAAGATGATGACGACAAGCCAAGCAGCAGCTTCTTCAAGAGCAGATTCGCTACGGAGTCGGACGACGAGGATGATGATGTCTTCATACCTGCTACTTTGAGACCTGTGCGCGGCATCCCACGGAAGCAAGGCCAGACTGATGGCGACTCCACTGATCTAGAAGATGAGGAGGACAACTCGCGGACATCTTCACGTGGACGGGAGAAGATGGCAGCACCTATCGTGCCAGCATCTGCGGATATCGACGCAGCCATGGAGATCGCACGAAAGAAGCTGGGCATCACCAGTGCCCCGACAGAGCCAGCAGCAGGTAATCAAGGTGGGGCATTGCAGCAAGGCAGTCTTCGAACCTCAGCTCCGCAGCCAGAACCAAAGAGCAAGCCAGAAGAAGTCGATACCACACCCAGGAAACGGGGCTGGAGTCTTCTACGCCGCAACCGAAACAGCGCAAGCTCGGTCACACAAGTCACAGCTCGTCCAACGAGCGATGTTCCACCTGTTCCACCTGTCTTGCCCAGTCCCACTCTGGCTGGTCCCATCGCCCCAGCGCTTGACACGACGGAGCAACCATCAACCCCCATGTCACGCCCACAAAGCCCCACAGTGAGTCCCGCCGGCAGACTCATCCGCCGATCCTCCGCACAGCAAGCTCCACGCTTCAAGCGCGGCGACTCGACATACTCCAACGCTACTGCTCCGCCCGCTGTAGGCGAGAGCACTGTGAACGGCGGCTGGCCTTTACCTCCAGTCCCCAATGTGCCAGACAAGTTCGCCGATCGTCCTTTCACGAGCGATGGCGGTCCACAAGTGAGGTTCGATGATAGCAGTGATGTTGGGATGAACTCTGCCGCGGAGGGGAGAGGTGGTGTGTATAGTGCGAGAACGGGCaagaagaagaagtttgGGTTGTTGAGGAAGGCTTTTGGGTTGGCGGATTAGAGAGACAAGAGGACGATGACGAGGGGAATAGAAAAGATTGATTGGTAATGTTTAGTAGTATTTCTTACAGGACTGAGAAAGAAGGGGCCAAGAGGAAAGCGACAGATGGGTGGTGGCAGAAGGATGGAGACGGAGAGTTTCATTTTTTTGTTTTGTTTTCATTATTGGAAAGCTTGAAAAGGTATACCCGGCCGCTGCAATGGCTATGTTTTTGTGTCTTGAGTTGTAGAGTGGTGGGTGGTTCGAAAGCAGTCAGTCAGGTATTAGTTAGCGAAATGCAGTTCTTATGTTCTCTTGTGCTTTATTATTATCATCTTTCCCAATGTTTGGTTGCATTTGAAGTGACGCTGCTAGAAGTTTGGCTTCTCTGAGATGGTCCGTTCACGATTCCACCGAGCAGTCACACCGTAGCGACGTGTGACACTCGAGCGTAGGTGAGGCGTTAGCGAGGGAGTGGAGTGGAGCTCTATTACTAGTTCTAAGATTTTCTTGGCGCTCTTTTGATTGGTTAATCAATCTGGCCGCGCCGTGCCTGTTGGCGAACTCGCAGTTGATACCACGTATTAATACTGTTCGCAGCAGCATACGGGGAGTCGAACGCACGCCCGCGCGACAGGCGGGCAGCTAGAGCTCCACCGCTACGCTTACTCTTGGACgttcacaaccgccaacagcaACAGCACATTTTCTCGGTGGCGTGAACGTTCCTAACCTTGCTCCCACTCCAATGCATCACACTTGCCATCatcaacaacaacaacatcAAGATCAACACCACCTTCAAATTTGACACCGATCTCCATGCCACTACTACGCCCCTCTCTCATCATCGTAACCGGCTCAAACCGCGGCATCGGGAAAGCAGTCTGTCAACAGATCCTCAAAAGACCGGATATTGGTCCTCTTAAACTCTTCGCGACATCACGTAGTGGCGAGGACTTGGGGCTGGAAAGTACGAAGGAGAGGCAGACGGTTTATCGGAGGCTTGATGTGAGTAAGAGGGAGAGTATTGATGCGTTGAGGGATGAGGTAAAGGCGGATAAGGATGGAGGAGGTGTGAGGCTTTTGGTTAACAATGCCGGTATCAACCTTGATAATGAGAAAGGGATGGGGAGGTTAGAGGCGGCGAGGAAGACTATTGGGGTTAATTTTGAGGGGACGTTGGATGTAAGTGGTTTCTTTCTCACTCAGATTCAGTCGCATGGCAAGTGGTGTTGGTGTTGATACAATACTGATGAGGATGTATACATAGATGTGTTGCACCTTCCTCCCACATCTCTCGAAAGATACAGGGAGGATCGTGAATCTCTCCTCGGTAGCGTCGAGTTTGAAGCCGTATAGCGAGGAGATACAGAGGCGGTTTAGGAGTGCTCTGTTTCTCTCTGATGTGGAGACTTTGGCGGAGGAGTATCTCGTACGTCTCAATATGCTGACCTTCAGAAAACCATCGCTGACTACGAACGACCCCAAGCACGCCGTCGAAACCTCCACAGAACAATCCTCCGGCTTCTCCATCCCACCCCGCCACTACGCCATGTCCAAAGCTCTCGTCCGCGCCATGACCCGCGTTCTATCTGGAGAACACCATGCCGCTCACCCAGAAAGCAAAATCTTAATCAACTCCTGCTGCCCCGGCTGGATCAACACCGATATGGGCGGTCTCGTCGGAAGCGGGAGGACTATGCCGCCCAAGACGGCGGAGGAGGGAGCCGGGATTGTGATGAGGTTGGGGTTTGATGAGTTGGAGGACGAGGATAGGTGGGGTGTTAGTGGGGAGTATTGGGCGAACGAGAGTGTGAGGAGTAGGGGGTTGGGGAGTGTGCAGAGGTGGTAGAGGATGGGTCAAGACTGAGCGAGGAGTTCGGATGCTGTTACAGTATCCTGATCGTTGGAATGGTCTGGCGATGTCATGGATATAGGCAGGGCGAGGAAAGCCCGATGTATCTTTTTTGCCAGGATAGTTCTATTTGTAGGGCAGGCGAGCTCTTCAGTCTTCACAGACTGGAGCTCCACTCTCGAGAGCTTCATCATCGATAGTTAAGTTACATTGCATGTCCATATCAATCCATCCATCGACAGACAACCATGTCATCTTCATCATCAAAAGACACCGTCATCAAAATCCCCCATCAAATCCAAAATCCTCACGATGGTTCTACGATCGCCGACCCCAAATTCTCGATGCTCGCAACGACCCGAAATAACCCCATCCCCAGAGACTTCGTTACCGACGACCCAAAGGGGCCAGACAGACAGACAGCCACGCCCCTTCGCATACAGTACAGTACGTACATCGCGCGCACACATCAAGCCCCCCTCCCTCCCCTGTTCAAGCTACGCGACCCCCTCGCGTCGCTCTCGTGTCCATCACCAAAAGGAGCCCCAGCCCCAGCCCCGCCGCCCGAACCCAGTCCAACCCAACCGCACCGACCAGGACCTCTCACACTCTAACCCTCGTCCTCGTCCTCGTCCTCGACAAGCATGACAACTTCACAAGGAACCAACCCTGCATGTCTCAAGACCCTGCGCCCCTGCGTCCCTGCGCTCGTGGCCTCACGGAGTCACGGACAGCTGATCGCTCCCAGCCTCCCACTACTACTACTGGGAGATACCCTCTTGCACGCCAGCCAGCCACAGGCCCATAGCAACGGCCGAAATTCAGGTAGGGTAGGGAGTCTCGCGATCCGTAGGTTTATAGTTGATGATGATGATCAGACGACGAAATAAGTAAGTTATCGATCGGTTGTGGTTGTGGTTGTGTTGTCAAATGTATGTATGTACTAATGTATGTATGTAGACCTCGTACTCATTCCTGCTGTGACTTTTACTTTTGCTTTTGCTTTTGCCATTTCCATTCTCCTTCGTGGTTGCTTAAAAGGAAAATCATTACATACACTATACGTCTCCCTCTCCATTCACAACCAAAGCCAACGCCTCCTTCCGCCGATACGATACGATACAGTACGATACACGATCTTGTACAATACTCGCTCTCGATgtacacacacacacacacacacacacacactcAAAAGAGAGAGAAGAGATGCTCGTTGCCGCTGCGTGTTCTTCACATACCACGATCTTGCCCAACCCCAACTCCAACGCCAAAACACATCCACAACCTTCCAACACGATGACGACGACCGCAAACAAAACGCCGTGGTGGCTACACCTGATCACTTCGATCAGAAAATCATACTCTTGACAGCATTCCGACTCCGATGGCCCCTCCTCGCACTCATAGGCGGCGTCTTAGGCCTCGATCCTTGATCCGCAAGAGGAGGTCCTGCCCTCACACCCTTCATCGGACTACTCGGCACACTCTTCGACGTAGATACCGGCTTGCGATCCACAACACTATTCTTCCTCACCGGCGGCGGCGGCTTCGTGAAATCCCTCATTTCCGTCAACGAAGACTGTCGCGGAGTAGGAGGTCCCTCAGCCCTCTCCCTCGCAAGAACAAGATCCGTCCAAGAAGCAGCCTTGCGACCAGGATCTGGCTTTCCGATGACTTGGCTGAGAGCTTCCATCCAGAGGTCTTTCTCCCCACGGCTATCGGCGTAGAAGTCGATGGTTTCGCCGTTGGCGAAGCGGATTCGGAAGCCTTCCTCAACGTACTGGTAGCCTTCGTCTTCCTCCGCGAAGGCGGACTTGCGGCGGCCGTGCTTGGAGGGGTTGCCTGACTTTGGATTTGCCACGAGGGTGCTCTTGTCGTCGACTAGGCGTGAGGCCTTGCCGAGGTTGATCACAGCGCGCTTTTGGTGGGTGTGCTCGTGGTATGCTGTAAGTCTGGGTCCCTGAAGACGGAATAGACGACGTCGCCAGTGTGTGCAATCGCCACCTTGTTGGCTGAGAAGACCTTCGTGGACGACTTCCTTGACTTCACTGGCTTTGCCCATCTCGCGAACAGCGCTGCTCATACTCTTCGGCATCTCTTCATCCGCGGCACCTGCTGGCTTGGGGACGTAGAGGAGTTCCACTTCCAAGTGACCAACAACGTAAGGTGGTCGTCGGATAGGACCATGGTTGCCGCGCTTGCTTCGGACACTGTTCACGACGTGCGAGTCGTTCTCCAAAGCCCACTCGTTGTAGCAGGGAACATCAACAGTCAGCTTTCTGCCAAAGCACTGCTTCTCGTGCGCCTTGAGGTTAACGTACGCACGCGCGAACGAGCCATCAGACTCATTGACGAGGTCGTGCAAGAGATCCCAAGCAGTTGGTTGTGTCGATGCCCGCTTCCGCCTGGCTTCGTCCTGCAGTCTTTGCTCCTCCGCCTCAGCAGCCTCGCGCTCTTGACGCTCTTTCTCGGCACGCTTCTTCGGACTCGTCAGGAAACGTGACAAGCTCGATGACTTTGCGTGCTTTGGAGTCTTTGTCGGCGAGGAAGGCACTGGGCAGTTGGTCCTTGGTGGCGGTGGAAGCTTTGTGGTGAGAGTGAGCTGGAACTCGAGGTCATTCAACACGACCAGCTCGAACTCCTGCCCGATGGGTGCCGATTGACCAAGCTCCAGCTTGGAAGTCGTCACGCAATGCAGACCGTTGTCCAAAGTCATCTGGAAGTGGAGACGATTGTTTCGTGGGAGCGGTAGATCAAGGTTCTTCACCCCGGCAACCTTGACGAACAGCCGGCCACGTTCAACACCTTCAGCGACCTCATCTTCGAGACTGCCCGTGCCTGCCGCGAAGTCCTCGTTCACGACACCAAGAGCGCTCTGATGACCAGGGAGGGGTGGTGCTGGACCATGTTGCGCTGCAGATGCTTGTCGCTGGCTCTCGCGCCTGGCCTTTCCATTCCATGGCTCAGTCTTGAGATACTGCTCCGCACTTGGCTTCCTGGAGTTGCCGCCTCTGAAGCCTCGTGAGCTAGGTCGTGAGGATGTGGGTGATGTTGGCGCATTCTCGTTTGAAGAAACTGTCCCTCGGCTGCTGTTCGAGAAGTTTCGGTTCGAGGCCACAACAACTTTCGTGTGCTGGCGCATGAGGTAACCCTTCTGCTTGCGAGGAGACACGTCAGTACCAGCGCTGAAATTAGTCTGTGGCGAGAAGGGAGTTGGAGCATGTGATAGGCCCTCTGGCGAATCGAAACCGCCGGCAGAGTTGAAAGACGAAAGCTCAGAGCTTCGAGCCTGCTGGGAAGGCAGGTCGGATCTGGCAAGAAGGGGTGGAGGGAAGAATGACCGCACCTTTTGACTCTCGATGACACGATCAAAGGCCTGGTCAAGACCAAGACCGTCGTTCTGGTCATCGACAGCGAGCGAAGGAATCTCCAGGTTCAGCTTGGCCATCTTACGGCTCTCGCGGCGCTTCGTTTCTGGACTCGTGACCGCAGAAGACTCGACAGCCGAGTCGGCCTTGGACTCGGTTCCCTCGGATGAGTACGTCGTAGCATGTTTCTCATCGACATCGATGTCGCTCTCGGTGGCTTCAGGAACCTGGTCGACCTCTGCTCTGTATGCTTCGGGAATGGCTGCTGGTACAGGGTGACTGGCACTAACAGTACGTCGCTGCTCAGCCATGGTTGCGAAGTCTGCAGGAGTGGCAGAAGGGCGTGCCTTGAGTTGACCGTTCGTCCGGATGGTCGCGCGTCGTTCTGGGATCACTGGGCTATCTCGCTCGGGCTCCTCGAGGGCAGGCTCCTCTAGTACCGAGATCTGACTTTCAGAGTGGTGGATCACAGAGCCAGAAGGGGACGGTGGTGGGGAGAACTCAGCTCCATCGTAGGCTGGACGTGGCAGATCTTTCATCGCGGGCTTGATGTCAGCTGCTGGTGGCAAGACCGGTGCGTTTGCAGTAATGTCGAGCTGTTTGGTGTTCTCGTGTGACTGTGGTGGAGATGGCTCGATATACTGGCCCATGCCAAAGTCAAAGTCGTCGCTACTGAGATATGCTGGCAGGCCCATGAAGTCTCCGACTGAGGATTTCTTTGGGGTTGGTCTGGTCTCAGCCTCTGCCTGCGAGTAGTCCTTGACACTCAGCAGCTGCATCGCATCTTGCAACGATTCCTTGCCATCGTCGACAACGGGTGCGTTTTCATGCTGGGCATGTAGTGTGGTGCTCTCCGCTTCTGGCTCGACAGATGAGTAACGACTTCCAGACTCATCGCCATCTTCGCTT
It encodes:
- a CDS encoding Carbonyl reductase [NADPH] 1; its protein translation is MPLLRPSLIIVTGSNRGIGKAVCQQILKRPDIGPLKLFATSRSGEDLGLESTKERQTVYRRLDVSKRESIDALRDEVKADKDGGGVRLLVNNAGINLDNEKGMGRLEAARKTIGVNFEGTLDMCCTFLPHLSKDTGRIVNLSSVASSLKPYSEEIQRRFRSALFLSDVETLAEEYLVRLNMLTFRKPSLTTNDPKHAVETSTEQSSGFSIPPRHYAMSKALVRAMTRVLSGEHHAAHPESKILINSCCPGWINTDMGGLVGSGRTMPPKTAEEGAGIVMRLGFDELEDEDRWGVSGEYWANESVRSRGLGSVQRW
- a CDS encoding Bud site selection protein BUD4; translation: MVRQVQPLRISKSTPNVSPTKLASPRPLAEIGNTERRRNSPSYNQATKKMIVSRESSPYADNSFTKENASSPRAFWSTRESMSNSRFDDTENTPEREPSPGLLSPKRRASIEKLKQAGRVKTSNIFALENKDSYDPNNLPIVERPSANRPLSQYMTNNSFTRNDSLRKENSPFSSSPLRSPTRPGHKRMESDSAVSMLSKPSSPIKIPLPSSPQKEGASPASPTKSSLSRTSQFGSSLEHVISAPWSDGDDRAPTPRAIHRHNKSVTFNEEAPVVNEYENPTPEPSVSAASGSRESSWDSDDYDQNYSFERGSSVEHRDDSFDEDLENADKTPVVLPEDWSRMSPEEARTDLIDDGDDVFEGSSPVPQRAVLGRSESVTSDGESRPLPPLPGLASPQRASLGEAAERASHAARNLPSPPKRESCSLGQYDEERPSSKHSMDHELTITNLDTGEQRDVQVNETGIIEDNSTVDDVADFAAPKISRESILRNVRNSKYEFDDEDEESVTSRENSPARPTYTDLARMHPDEPVPSRENSRETSEHHIGAYFEERAESEDIEIKAEPTDDDGIDMNSIPVLEDHLEPPRSPSRLDDYERQSSVLRHDVGSPSEDGDESGSRYSSVEPEAESTTLHAQHENAPVVDDGKESLQDAMQLLSVKDYSQAEAETRPTPKKSSVGDFMGLPAYLSSDDFDFGMGQYIEPSPPQSHENTKQLDITANAPVLPPAADIKPAMKDLPRPAYDGAEFSPPPSPSGSVIHHSESQISVLEEPALEEPERDSPVIPERRATIRTNGQLKARPSATPADFATMAEQRRTVSASHPVPAAIPEAYRAEVDQVPEATESDIDVDEKHATTYSSEGTESKADSAVESSAVTSPETKRRESRKMAKLNLEIPSLAVDDQNDGLGLDQAFDRVIESQKVRSFFPPPLLARSDLPSQQARSSELSSFNSAGGFDSPEGLSHAPTPFSPQTNFSAGTDVSPRKQKGYLMRQHTKVVVASNRNFSNSSRGTVSSNENAPTSPTSSRPSSRGFRGGNSRKPSAEQYLKTEPWNGKARRESQRQASAAQHGPAPPLPGHQSALGVVNEDFAAGTGSLEDEVAEGVERGRLFVKVAGVKNLDLPLPRNNRLHFQMTLDNGLHCVTTSKLELGQSAPIGQEFELVVLNDLEFQLTLTTKLPPPPRTNCPVPSSPTKTPKHAKSSSLSRFLTSPKKRAEKERQEREAAEAEEQRLQDEARRKRASTQPTAWDLLHDLVNESDGSFARAYVNLKAHEKQCFGRKLTVDVPCYNEWALENDSHVVNSVRSKRGNHGPIRRPPYVVGHLEVELLYVPKPAGAADEEMPKSMSSAVREMGKASEVKEVVHEGLLSQQGGDCTHWRRRLFRLQGPRLTAYHEHTHQKRAVINLGKASRLVDDKSTLVANPKSGNPSKHGRRKSAFAEEDEGYQYVEEGFRIRFANGETIDFYADSRGEKDLWMEALSQVIGKPDPGRKAASWTDLVLARERAEGPPTPRQSSLTEMRDFTKPPPPVRKNSVVDRKPVSTSKSVPSSPMKGVRAGPPLADQGSRPKTPPMSARRGHRSRNAVKSMIF